The following proteins come from a genomic window of Thermoproteus sp.:
- a CDS encoding dihydrodipicolinate synthase family protein, whose translation MRLEGVIAATVTPFTKDGVNYEALRALLEGLASEGYGLFPSSSTGEVTKLTPEERVRVARLAVEVGDGKVPVIAGTGTGDHISTIEMARRYRDVGVDAVLITPPYYVQGDWAGIYAFYKKVLDAVDMPVVLYTIPLAVGYNIPAEVFDLVSSEYSQVVAVKDSSGDFRYHMELIYLVGSRISVLQGVDMFFVPSIIVGAHGGVLGGPNFLGPLQLELYKMVKEGRVAEAVEIHKRLMELWRFMGGCGLTGKLGGKWPTLYKVATQIVRGIDMGPPREPLPPVDDKDREELRKILEKLAPYIKARPLEARGR comes from the coding sequence ATGAGGCTGGAGGGCGTCATAGCGGCTACTGTAACTCCCTTCACGAAGGATGGGGTCAACTACGAGGCTCTTAGGGCTCTCCTCGAGGGGCTGGCCTCCGAGGGCTACGGCCTGTTTCCCTCGTCCTCGACGGGCGAGGTGACTAAGTTGACTCCGGAGGAGAGGGTGAGGGTGGCGCGGCTCGCCGTGGAGGTCGGCGACGGGAAGGTGCCCGTGATAGCGGGGACGGGTACTGGCGACCACATAAGTACTATAGAGATGGCGAGGAGGTATAGGGACGTGGGGGTCGACGCGGTGCTTATTACCCCGCCCTATTACGTCCAGGGGGATTGGGCCGGCATATATGCCTTCTACAAGAAGGTGCTCGACGCCGTGGACATGCCGGTGGTCCTCTACACTATCCCTCTGGCGGTGGGCTACAACATACCGGCGGAGGTCTTCGACTTGGTCTCCAGCGAGTACAGCCAAGTGGTGGCGGTTAAGGACAGCTCGGGCGACTTTAGGTACCACATGGAGCTCATATACCTAGTGGGCAGTAGGATCTCTGTCCTCCAGGGCGTCGACATGTTCTTCGTGCCCAGCATAATCGTGGGGGCCCACGGCGGGGTCTTAGGCGGCCCCAACTTCTTGGGTCCCCTCCAGTTGGAGCTCTACAAGATGGTCAAGGAGGGGAGGGTCGCCGAGGCCGTGGAGATCCATAAGAGGCTTATGGAGCTCTGGCGCTTCATGGGGGGATGCGGGCTTACGGGCAAGCTGGGCGGTAAGTGGCCTACGCTCTACAAGGTGGCCACCCAGATAGTGAGGGGGATAGACATGGGGCCGCCTCGCGAGCCTCTGCCGCCTGTGGACGATAAGGACAGGGAGGAGCTTAGGAAGATATTGGAGAAACTGGCGCCCTACATAAAGGCGCGTCCGCTGGAGGCGCGCGGGCGGTAG